Proteins encoded by one window of Puntigrus tetrazona isolate hp1 chromosome 25, ASM1883169v1, whole genome shotgun sequence:
- the LOC122330437 gene encoding mucin-2-like, producing MAVNIGNAAQAGLLSQQYPPPLFPKPGKENVRLQKLLKKTAKKKAAAQASQPSVPFRSSLSPVNEASPDLEHSDHSTPPKTPETPYYIGTVHPRFNVRPLYQHVSSPYPHHKGFTYGKTARFSPQPYAAPQHLSPAFPYTASPVPGLDTHATVPVTILQTSQRVEVSSNITTHVTSKSPGPQPVTVNVSRTAKSLFEVPQITNYTARSVGVRTPHASPTRSKTPTAELLRGPTPTFEVRRIVTPTSEIRRDRTPTREIRRVTTPTVEVKRITTPTSEIKKSQTPNSEVKKETIPSSEMKKISAPASETKQGTTPTLDVKGAATLTRVKTPTFDFISTKTPSGRSKTPSDHVSRVRAPVIEISRPNPLLFAVSPVHMEGRRSRTPTSSLTGPHDEMHKISNQVNNTSHSEILQNGDIVVKSTEPLQEKLDKATENLSKLESSKPKTQIQESPNEQSKPKTPTTPKIEPAEPVLSSVVHQKTLSRVSPFAGQRPKTPTAPKSKPTYYGLTPSEYVAHGGIKSYTPSFSISTAAAQPSAEATHLPMQELIVPQPDANVTMMNDKTEVKPKEQVEVQPPQAGVVKEETAVVAPPPEVSKLASEPEANSVGNIPKSTVPELKAEILDVKIPTIVVSVADTPPSEAKAEPISTVTPRVRTPTYGSPRLSQMTPTPPTVKVTPKLESKAAPLSDQDVGKPALPTVSESKVNAEKTKVTEKPTEAKMSLLERIKKQKLEAASSEKPSEKEEVKEVVQPLAKPKEDQKDLETKDTEPEKVNKVETKASPQQEISSAMEKKEEGEEGSSSTAEPVLKVMQKPKGMKSKLSGWSRLKKHMVVEAEEPKFPEADAEPASKKDVPASADQNVSEMQNSEAEAKPTDSQDNRDSPRAVKMWDAVLFQMFSTKESIMQQIEANKTEEQKKMEAEEKTPKEIPTFAHRLPVLLYSPRFDARRLREAASRPATKIATVFEMGLIGRKNKEEEPKDFNRTAKGFSTS from the coding sequence ATGGCTGTCAATATTGGCAATGCTGCCCAGGCAGGCCTGCTTTCCCAGCAGTACCCCCCACCTTTGTTTCCCAAACCTGGGAAAGAAAATGTCCGGCTCCAGAAACTACTCAAGAAGACAGCGAAGAAAAAAGCTGCAGCCCAGGCCTCACAACCTTCGGTCCCCTTCCGCTCAAGCCTCTCTCCAGTAAATGAAGCAAGCCCTGACCTGGAGCACAGTGATCACTCAACTCCTCCTAAGACTCCAGAGACACCTTACTACATTGGCACGGTACACCCACGCTTCAATGTCCGACCACTGTATCAGCATGTGTCGTCTCCTTATCCTCATCACAAAGGATTCACTTACGGCAAGACGGCAAGGTTTTCACCACAACCATATGCGGCTCCCCAACACCTATCTCCAGCATTTCCATACACAGCCTCACCAGTACCAGGACTTGACACACATGCAACTGTTCCAGTCACTATTCTACAAACTTCACAAAGAGTTGAGGTTAGCTCAAATATTACTACTCATGTAACCTCTAAATCTCCAGGCCCTCAGCCAGTGACTGTAAATGTTTCTAGAACAGCAAAATCACTGTTTGAAGTTCCTCAAATTACCAATTACACAGCAAGGTCAGTAGGTGTGAGAACACCTCATGCATCACCAACAAGGAGTAAAACACCAACTGCAGAGTTACTGAGAGGCCCAACGCCAACATTTGAGGTTAGAAGGATAGTGACACCAACATCTGAAATAAGAAGAGACAGAACACCAACCAGAGAGATCAGAAGGGTTACAACACCAACAGTTGAAGTCAAGAGGATTACAACCCCAACttcagaaataaagaaaagtcaAACTCCAAATTCTGAGGTCAAGAAAGAGACAATTCCATcttctgaaatgaaaaagatCAGTGCTCCTGCTTCAGAGACGAAACAGGGTACAACTCCAACTCTTGATGTAAAGGGGGCTGCAACACTAACAAGAGTAAAGACACCAACATTTGACTTTATCTCAACAAAAACACCTTCAGGGCGTTCCAAGACACCTTCAGATCATGTGTCACGTGTTAGAGCACCTGTGATTGAGATTTCTAGACCAAATCCACTTTTATTTGCTGTGTCTCCTGTGCACATGGAGGGCAGAAGATCCAGAACACCAACCTCAAGTTTGACCGGTCCACATgatgaaatgcataaaatatcaaatcaagTGAATAACACCAGTCACTCAGAAATTTTACAAAATGGGGACATAGTTGTCAAATCAACTGAACCCTTACAAGAAAAGCTGGATAAGGCTACTGAAAACCTGTCAAAACTTGAGTCATCAAAACCAAAGACCCAAATACAGGAAAGCCCAAATGAGCAGTCAAAGCCTAAAACCCCAACAACACCCAAGATTGAACCTGCAGAGCCTGTTTTATCCTCAGTTGTGCATCAAAAAACATTATCTAGAGTCTCTCCATTTGCAGGTCAAAGACCCAAAACACCAACAGCACCTAAATCCAAACCAACATACTATGGATTGACTCCCTCTGAATATGTTGCCCATGGAGGAATAAAGAGTTACACACCAAGTTTTAGCATTTCTACAGCAGCTGCACAACCAAGTGCAGAGGCAACTCATCTTCCAATGCAGGAACTAATAGTACCTCAACCTGATGCAAATGTGACCATGATGAATGACAAGACTGAGGTAAAGCCTAAAGAACAAGTTGAAGTTCAGCCACCTCAGGCTGGTGTTGTTAAAGAAGAAACTGCTGTGGTGGCTCCACCTCCAGAGGTTTCAAAGTTAGCATCTGAGCCAGAAGCAAACTCTGTAGGGAACATTCCCAAGTCAACTGTGCCAGAATTAAAAGCAGAAATTCTTGATGTTAAAATTCCAACTATTGTGGTATCTGTCGCTGACACACCACCATCAGAAGCGAAAGCTGAGCCAATAAGTACTGTGACTCCAAGAGTCAGAACTCCAACCTATGGATCTCCCAGACTTTCCCAAATGACACCAACCCCTCCAACTGTGAAGGTAACTCCGAAATTGGAAAGTAAGGCTGCGCCACTATCTGACCAAGATGTGGGAAAGCCAGCCCTTCCAACGGTGTCAGAAAGTAAAGTTAATGCTGAAAAAACCAAAGTAACAGAGAAGCCAACAGAggcaaaaatgtctttgttagAGAGAATTAAGAAGCAGAAGCTGGAAGCTGCTTCTTCTGAAAAACCTTCTGAAAAAGAAGAGGTTAAAGAGGTGGTTCAGCCACTGGCTAAACCAAAAGAAGACCAAAAGGACCTTGAAACAAAGGACACTGAACCTGAAAAGGTTAACAAAGTGGAGACAAAGGCTAGTCCCCAACAGGAGATCAGCTCTGCCATGGAAAAGAAGGAGGAGGGTGAGGAAGGCTCCTCCTCAACGGCAGAGCCTGTCTTGAAGGTGATGCAGAAACCAAAAGGCATGAAGTCAAAACTCAGTGGCTGGTCTCGCCTTAAGAAACATATGGTGGTTGAAGCAGAGGAGCCCAAGTTTCCAGAGGCAGATGCGGAGCCTGCATCAAAGAAAGATGTCCCTGCCAGTGCTGATCAAAATGtaagtgaaatgcaaaattcTGAGGCCGAAGCAAAGCCTACTGACAGCCAGGACAATAGAGACTCCCCAAGGGCAGTAAAAATGTGGGATGCTGTCCTCTTCCAAATGTTCTCCACCAAAGAGAGTATAATGCAACAAATTGAAGCCAATAAAACCGAGGAGCAAAAGAAGATGGAGGCAGAAGAGAAAACGCCAAAAGAGATTCCCACATTTGCGCATCGTTTGCCAGTTCTTCTGTACAGCCCACGGTTTGATGCCAGACGACTAAGAGAGGCAGCTTCGCGACCAGCAACAAAGATTGCAACAGTTTTTGAAATGGGACTCATAGGCCgcaaaaataaagaagaagaacCAAAAGACTTTAATAGAACAGCTAAAGGCTTCAGTACGTCTTAA